TCGCTCGCACGAGCCGCCTCGATGACGCAGCCGACCACGTCCTCGCATCCCTACTGCCGGACGCCGAGGGCCACGACGACGACGTCACCCTGCTCCTGGCCCAACTCCCCGCAGCGCCGCTGGCCATCGCCACCCAGGAACTGCCGGCCACGGCCTCCGCGGTGTCCATCGGCCGCTCGTTCGTGGTCAAAACCCTTTCCGACTGGGGCTGTGTCCCCGCGGCCGACGACGCAAGGCTCCTGGTCTCCGAGATCCTCACCAACGCCGTCCAGCACGCGGAAGGCCCGCTCGTCCTCCACCTGCGCCGGACCGAAACCGACCTCGCCGTCGAAATCAGCGACCTCAGTCCCCACCTGCCCCAGCCTCGACTGGCCGCCGAGGACGAGGAGTCCGGACGCGGCCTCATCCTCGTCGACGCCATCGCCGACACCTGGGGAGTCCGCCCGGACGAGCGGGGAAAGACCACCTGGTTCACCCTCCGGCTGTGACCTGCACACGACTCCCGGCCAAACATCACCGACCGGCGCCGGCCTCGTGACCCGTTCACGCTCGGTCAGCTTCAGCGGAGCCGGGCGGCGACGTACTCGGTGAGGTCGAGCAGGCGGTTGGTGTAGCCCCACTCGTTGTCGTACCAGCCGAAGACCTTGACCAGGTTGCCGTGCACCTGGGTCAGCGGGGCGTCCAGGACGCAGGAGGCGGGGTCACCGACGATGTCACGGGAGACGATCGGGGCGTCGGAGACGCGCAGGATCCCCTTCAGCGGCCCGTCGGCGGCCTCCCGGAACACGGAGTTCACCTCGTCCGCGGTCACGGCCCGATTCAGTACCAGGGTGAGATCGGTCAGCGAGCCGTCCTCGACGGGCACACGGACCGCGATGCCGTCCAGCGTGCCGGCCAGCTCCGGCAGGACCAGACCGACGGCACGGGCCGCCCCGGTGCTGGTCGGAATGATGTTGACGGCAGCGGTGCGGCCGCGGCGCGGGTCCTTGTGCGGCCCGTCCAGGACCACCTGGTCGTTGGTGTAGCCGTGGATGGTGGTCATCAGACCCTTGTCGATACCGAAGGCCTCGTCGAGAACCTTCACCATCGGCGCCACACAGTTGGTCGTGCACGAGGCGTTCGACACGACGTGGTCGCTGTCCGGGTCGTACGTGCTCTCGTTGACGCCCATGACGATGGTGGCGTCGACGTTCTTCCCGGGCACGGACAGCAGCACCTTGCGGGCTCCGCCCTTGAGATGCAGTCCGGCGTCCTCCCGGCTGCGGAAGCGGCCCGTCGACTCGATGACGACGTCCACACCCAGGTCGCCCCAGCGAAGGGCTGCCGGGTCACGTTCGGCGGTCACGGCGATGCGGTAACCGTCGACGGTGACCGAGTCATCGTCGTGCTCGACGGTGCGACGCAGCCTGCCGTACGTCGAGTCGTACTCCAGCAGATGGGCGAGCGCTGTCGGGGAGGTGAGGTCGTTAATTGCCACGACCTCGACCGGCGTGCCGGCCCCCGCGTCCGCGCGCTCCAGCACACAGCGCAGGTAGTTCCGTCCGATGCGCCCGAAGCCATTGATTCCCACACGCACGGTCATGTCGGCTGTCCTCCTGGGCGTCTCTGATGGGTGAGCCCAGCCTGCGGGTGCCGCAGCGGGTGGGACGTGGGCCGTACGGGGGCGGGTCGAGGGCCGTTCGGCCCTCCGTCGGGTACCTAAGAAACGGCTCCGCAGGTGGTTGGTGTGAAGGGTTGCCTTCGGCCACAGCCCCGGAATGGACCCCTGTCGTCAGGACTCCCAGGACTCCCAGGACTCCCAGGACTCCCAGGACTCTCGGGACCGAACCAAGGACCACTGGCCCCTGGGCCCGGCCGCACTCCCCCACCACGCTCGAGGCAAGGGCCGCCCGGAACGTCCGCGGCCCACCGCATCGGACATGGAGGTGCTCCCCATGCTTCGCCCCATCGTCGTCGGTCTGGACGGTTCCCCCGAAAGCCTGGCGGCAGCGGACTGGGCCGCCCGCGAAGCACAGCGCCGGGCGGTGTCCCTGCGTTTGGTGACTGCCTGGATCCGGCGGCCGGTCGACGTGCCCGCGGCCCAGGAGTCGCAAGCCCAGAAGCGTTGGGCGCAGCAGACGTTGGACGAGGCCCAGGACGATCTGACGGCGCGGTATCCGGAGCTGCCGATCGATGTCGAGCAGGCGTCCGATCTGGCCCCCCGCGTGCTTCTGGGGCAGGCGGAGAACGCCGAGATGCTGGTGCTGGGCTCACGTGGGCACGGCGTCATCGCGGGCTTCCTTCTCGGATCCGTGGGTCAGCGTGTGCTCGCCCGGGCGAAACGCCCCGTGGTGCTCGTGCGCGCGATCAAGCACGGCATGGTCGAGGGCGCCGAGACCGTCGATGTGGATCAGGACGGCGGCGCAGTGGTCGTGGGCATCCAGGACCGGGACGAACCGGCTGAAGAACTGCTGGAGTTCGCCTTCGCCACGGCGGCGGCCCGAGGTGTCACCCTGCGTGCGGTGCACGCGTGGAGCCGTCCACCGGTGTTCGCGTACAACCCAGGGGCCGTGCCCACGGGTGATGAGGACACCGGTGATGAAGCCCGCGTCGAGGAGGAGC
Above is a window of Streptomyces sp. NBC_00490 DNA encoding:
- the gap gene encoding type I glyceraldehyde-3-phosphate dehydrogenase, with product MTVRVGINGFGRIGRNYLRCVLERADAGAGTPVEVVAINDLTSPTALAHLLEYDSTYGRLRRTVEHDDDSVTVDGYRIAVTAERDPAALRWGDLGVDVVIESTGRFRSREDAGLHLKGGARKVLLSVPGKNVDATIVMGVNESTYDPDSDHVVSNASCTTNCVAPMVKVLDEAFGIDKGLMTTIHGYTNDQVVLDGPHKDPRRGRTAAVNIIPTSTGAARAVGLVLPELAGTLDGIAVRVPVEDGSLTDLTLVLNRAVTADEVNSVFREAADGPLKGILRVSDAPIVSRDIVGDPASCVLDAPLTQVHGNLVKVFGWYDNEWGYTNRLLDLTEYVAARLR
- a CDS encoding universal stress protein, with the protein product MLRPIVVGLDGSPESLAAADWAAREAQRRAVSLRLVTAWIRRPVDVPAAQESQAQKRWAQQTLDEAQDDLTARYPELPIDVEQASDLAPRVLLGQAENAEMLVLGSRGHGVIAGFLLGSVGQRVLARAKRPVVLVRAIKHGMVEGAETVDVDQDGGAVVVGIQDRDEPAEELLEFAFATAAARGVTLRAVHAWSRPPVFAYNPGAVPTGDEDTGDEARVEEELLDALTPWRQRYPQVKVVRSIGLASAAEVILQASRDAGLVVVGRRTGRPTLGMRIGPVTHGVIHHAIAPVAVVPHG